A stretch of Microbacterium sp. 4R-513 DNA encodes these proteins:
- a CDS encoding NADP-dependent oxidoreductase: protein MKSRVIQATWFEYDRYGDADVLVERSEALPPPGEGEVTVEVITTSLNHMEAFLRNGKESTWSDDPWPRRSGSDFAGIVVATGPGSRLPLRSQVIGHVRTGAHASHLNVSESALVLKPPSVMWEVAGALYLAGVTALDTLEQLRIGQGDTIVVSAAAGGVGSIETQLAKHRGARVIGTCGDRNFDYLRQLGIIPVRYGDGMADRIRRVAEGPVTAFIDNFGKDGRDLAEDLGVPESRYRSSADRRDVELSLLQDDPDSVEHGTTQLARLAELARAGAFRLLISGLYPLNDIVEAYDDLAHLHSRGKVVLATKPATTYRTVKAREIHEAMTGGYVA from the coding sequence ATGAAGAGCAGAGTCATCCAGGCCACCTGGTTCGAGTACGACCGCTACGGCGACGCCGACGTGCTCGTCGAGCGCAGCGAAGCGCTCCCTCCGCCCGGCGAGGGCGAAGTCACCGTGGAGGTGATCACCACCTCGCTGAACCACATGGAGGCGTTCCTGCGGAACGGCAAGGAGTCCACCTGGTCGGACGATCCGTGGCCGCGCCGATCCGGCAGCGATTTCGCGGGCATCGTCGTCGCGACCGGCCCGGGAAGCCGGCTGCCGTTGCGCTCCCAGGTCATCGGGCACGTCCGGACCGGAGCCCATGCGTCGCACCTCAACGTGTCGGAGAGCGCGCTCGTGCTCAAGCCGCCGAGTGTCATGTGGGAGGTCGCGGGCGCCCTGTATCTGGCGGGGGTCACCGCCCTCGACACACTCGAGCAGCTGCGCATCGGACAGGGTGACACGATCGTCGTCTCGGCCGCCGCCGGCGGCGTCGGCAGCATCGAGACGCAGCTGGCCAAGCACCGCGGCGCTCGCGTCATCGGGACGTGCGGCGACCGCAACTTCGACTACCTCCGCCAGCTCGGCATCATCCCGGTGCGTTACGGCGACGGCATGGCCGACCGCATCCGCCGTGTCGCCGAGGGGCCGGTGACCGCCTTCATCGACAACTTCGGCAAAGACGGTCGCGACCTCGCGGAGGACCTCGGGGTACCCGAGTCCCGGTACCGTTCGAGCGCCGACCGGCGAGACGTCGAGCTGAGCCTCCTCCAGGACGATCCCGACTCCGTCGAGCACGGCACGACGCAGCTCGCCCGCCTCGCCGAACTCGCCCGCGCGGGCGCCTTCCGCCTGCTGATCTCGGGCCTGTATCCGCTCAACGACATCGTTGAGGCATACGACGACCTCGCCCACCTGCACTCCCGCGGCAAAGTCGTCCTCGCGACGAAGCCCGCGACCACCTACCGCACCGTCAAGGCTCGCGAGATCCACGAGGCGATGACCGGAGGATACGTGGCGTAG
- a CDS encoding fasciclin domain-containing protein translates to MNKITRASIAAIAAAALAFAATPAHATGGSAPSGTIVDVAVAASGGGTPDANPWDYDILVQAILATGLAPTLSDTSTQFTVFAPNDRAFLRLVQDLTGSAPASEADALTAITTTFSVDQIKNILLYHVVAGQKLGPLRVLSAGSLTMANGGTVRPRLITLRDETPSLTDPRLVLWKINIQASNGVIHTIDRVLVPAS, encoded by the coding sequence ATGAACAAGATCACCCGCGCCTCCATCGCGGCGATCGCGGCGGCCGCGCTGGCCTTCGCCGCCACTCCCGCCCACGCAACGGGCGGCAGTGCCCCGTCGGGAACCATCGTCGACGTCGCGGTCGCCGCGTCGGGCGGCGGAACGCCCGACGCCAACCCGTGGGACTACGACATCCTCGTGCAGGCCATCCTCGCGACGGGTCTCGCACCGACCCTCTCCGACACGAGCACCCAGTTCACGGTGTTCGCCCCGAATGACCGCGCGTTCCTGCGGCTCGTGCAGGACCTCACCGGTTCGGCTCCGGCATCCGAGGCGGATGCCCTCACCGCCATCACGACCACGTTCTCGGTCGACCAGATCAAGAACATCCTGCTGTACCACGTCGTCGCGGGCCAGAAGCTCGGACCCCTTCGCGTCCTCTCGGCGGGCTCGCTCACGATGGCCAACGGCGGGACGGTGCGGCCGCGCCTCATCACGCTGCGTGACGAGACGCCGTCGCTCACCGACCCCCGGCTCGTGCTGTGGAAGATCAACATCCAGGCGTCGAACGGCGTCATCCACACGATCGACCGGGTGCTGGTGCCCGCGTCCTGA
- a CDS encoding DUF4397 domain-containing protein encodes MRKTAAAGLAVGLIAALGFAAPASASTSASAQLSVLHGIPDTPVDVYVNGELTLDDFQPGDLAGPLTLPAGDYEVALTAPDAADASTPILGPATLTLAGGGNYTAAAYLSEGGDPSLKLFQNDTATTSAGQGRLTVRHIAAAPAVDVLAGGTPVIEDLTNPNEATLNLPAGTVSASVALAGTTDPVLGPTDVPIQDGVLTIVYAWGSAEDENLALAVQTVTVSHSNPGGVPSGTAGYLAQRDATMSFIGLAAAGALAIAAAAATAVAMRRRQEARR; translated from the coding sequence GTGCGCAAGACAGCAGCCGCCGGCCTCGCGGTCGGCCTCATCGCCGCCCTCGGCTTCGCCGCTCCCGCATCTGCGAGCACGAGCGCCTCGGCGCAGCTCTCGGTGCTCCACGGCATCCCCGACACTCCCGTCGACGTCTACGTCAACGGGGAGCTGACGCTCGACGACTTCCAGCCGGGCGACCTCGCCGGCCCCCTCACGCTCCCCGCCGGCGACTACGAGGTCGCGCTGACGGCACCGGATGCCGCCGACGCCAGCACTCCGATCCTGGGGCCGGCGACCCTGACGCTCGCCGGCGGCGGCAACTACACCGCCGCCGCGTACCTCAGCGAGGGTGGTGACCCGTCGCTGAAGCTCTTCCAGAACGACACCGCGACGACGTCGGCCGGACAGGGGCGCCTGACCGTCCGGCACATCGCCGCGGCCCCCGCCGTCGACGTGCTCGCGGGCGGCACCCCGGTCATCGAAGACCTCACGAACCCGAACGAGGCGACGCTGAACCTGCCGGCCGGCACGGTCTCGGCATCCGTCGCCCTCGCAGGGACCACCGATCCGGTTCTCGGACCGACCGACGTGCCGATCCAGGACGGCGTCCTCACGATCGTCTACGCGTGGGGCAGCGCCGAGGACGAGAACCTGGCGCTCGCCGTCCAGACCGTCACGGTGTCGCACTCGAACCCCGGTGGCGTTCCCTCGGGGACGGCCGGATACCTCGCCCAGCGCGATGCCACGATGTCGTTCATCGGCCTCGCCGCTGCAGGCGCCCTCGCCATCGCCGCCGCGGCAGCCACCGCAGTGGCGATGCGCCGCCGTCAGGAGGCGCGCCGCTGA
- a CDS encoding class F sortase, producing MATLIGAVLAACLTGCSTAGAGVSATSPAPSTPAPAPPPTAVVDVPVAPAQVAPAAAPVAPTRLVIDSLGVDMPVTDVGVESSGQMQLPVDPAVAGWYRYGPDAAATAGHIVLAAHVDAVDYPIGPLANLRDVAVGSPVVVTAADGSARTWTVESLTYYEKAALPTAELFAREGDPALVIITCGGPFDSTTGHYRDNVVAIARPQS from the coding sequence ATGGCCACCCTCATCGGCGCGGTGCTCGCGGCGTGCCTCACCGGCTGTTCGACCGCGGGTGCGGGGGTGTCTGCGACATCCCCGGCGCCATCCACCCCCGCACCCGCACCCCCGCCCACCGCGGTCGTCGACGTCCCGGTCGCCCCGGCGCAGGTCGCGCCGGCTGCCGCTCCCGTCGCCCCGACCCGCCTCGTCATCGATTCGCTCGGCGTCGACATGCCCGTGACGGACGTCGGTGTCGAGTCCTCCGGGCAGATGCAGCTCCCGGTGGACCCCGCCGTCGCCGGCTGGTACCGCTACGGTCCGGATGCCGCGGCGACCGCCGGACACATCGTGCTGGCGGCCCACGTCGACGCCGTCGACTATCCGATCGGCCCGCTCGCCAACCTGCGCGACGTCGCTGTCGGCTCGCCCGTCGTGGTCACCGCCGCCGACGGCTCGGCGAGGACCTGGACGGTGGAATCCCTCACCTACTACGAGAAGGCCGCCCTCCCCACCGCCGAACTCTTCGCCCGGGAGGGCGATCCGGCGCTCGTGATCATCACGTGCGGTGGCCCCTTCGACAGCACGACCGGCCATTACCGGGATAACGTGGTCGCCATCGCAAGACCGCAATCATGA